The Candidatus Nezhaarchaeota archaeon DNA window CAGAGGTCTAATCGAGGTCTTGAGGGTTGAAGAGGCTGTTGAAGTGACGTTTCAAAAGCTTAAAGTCATGGTCGAGGCCACTCTAAAGTTGAGGAAAGAAAGAGGATTTTAACTTTGAGGTGTCACTCTCGAATTTTCTCTATCTTTATCGCAGAAACTGGACAGCTATCAGCAGCTTCCTTTGCACAATTGTAGAGAGCATCTGGTATTTCACCTACAGATACCTTGTCATCGAGGAACTTGCTGTACTTATCGGTAACCCTAGCTTTGTAGATGTCATTACCAAGTACGAAAACCTCAGGGCATATGGTAGGTGCAGCTCCACAGGCCACGCACTTCTCTCTATCCACGATAACTCTATAGGGCATCGAGAAGTATTTTTCCTCAGTGCTAATTAAAGGAAACTCACAATTTTGCTTGTCGTGAAAAATAATAATAGGAAATAGATCGTAGTTTATGTTGAAGAGTTTTCCTTGCCGACTAACTTAAGATTAAATTACATAATTAACGTAAGTGGAGGGTGCTCAGAAATCCTATGGCGTTCAATTCCCAGCGCTTACCGATTAATGCCTCCTTTAAGGAGCTCTATTACCTCCTGCAAGCTTAATAGGCGCTCTTCTCGACTTTTCATATCTCTTAATCTGTAGACACTATTTCTTACCTCTTGAGGGCCCACTATAATTACGTATGGTATCCCCTTCGCGTCTGCGTACTTTAGCTGTCTCTCAAGCTTCCTCCCCATAACATCAACTTCAACCCTGATACCTTCACTCCTCAGCTTTTCAGCTATGATTATGGTCTCTTTCTTGACTGAAGGGTTTGTGTAAGTAACGAAAACTTGAGTTAACGTCCTCGCCGCTGGCAACATGTTTGCTTCGCTTAACACCTCAACCAGCCTGTCTATGCCTAGCGATATACCTGTAGCTGGGGTGGGAGGACCTCCAAGTAGTTCTATGAGGTTGTCGTACCTGCCCCCTCCGGCCACGCTACCTACATTTATTGTCGTCTCAGCTGATATCTCAAAAATGGGTCCTGTGTAGTAGTCTAAGCCTCTCGCTAAGCTCAGATCCACGACCACGTATTGAGAGTAGTCGTAGAACTCTAAGTTACGTACTATTTCGATCAACTCATTAAGTCCCTCTCTGCCCCTCTCCGTCAGCATGCCGTCTAACTCCTTTTCTATGAGGTCCACGCTCCCCTGCTTTGATGCTTGATCCATTATTGTCGATGTTTGGCGATACGTTAAACCCAGCTTTTTCAATTCCTGTTTTACGCCCTCAGGTCCTATCTTGTCCAATTTATCTATGGCTCTGAATACGCTCAGTGATAGTTCCTTGTCAACGCCAGCAGATTCAATTATCGATTCAAGTATCTTTCTGTTGTTCAACCTCACCTTAAAGTTCTTCATGCCTAGGTTCTTTAGACACGAGATGGCGACTGCTATAACTTCAGCATCTGCATCCATCTTGGCACTGCCGACTATGTCGACATCAGCTTGCCAGAACTCTCTAAACCTCCCACTTTGAGGTTCTTCGTACCTCCACACTCTGGATATACAGTACCTCTTAAACGGCTTTGGAAGATCAGGATGGCTTGCAACAACCCTAGCTAATGGGACAGTTAAATCAAACCTTAAGCCTAGCTCTCGCCCAGCCTTATCTTTGAAGGCGTAGATCTGCTCCTTCACCTCAGGGCCACACTTAGCGGTAAGCACATCTAAGAACTCGAAGGCTGGAGTCTCCATCTCATCAAAGCCATATAGCTCAAACGTTGACCTAATTGTCTCTATCACAAAACGTCTCTTAATCATGTCCCAAGGTAGGAAGTCTCTAGTGCCCCTAGGTCTCCTTAAACTCGATTTATCCAAGACCTACTAGCCCTCCTATAGATCTGAGAGAGATATGGAGTAATAACACACCTCTCCTTGTGAATCTATGATAGCTATTATAAGCTCTTTTCTCAAGTTTCTTGCTTCACGGGCTTTATCTATTATCGTCCTGAGGTCTATGGGCTCTCCCTCTACAACTCCAAATACAAGGTATTTAGCCCCTTCCCTTCCAAGCTCAGCTCCTCTCCTGTAGAGTCTAAACTCAACCTGATCCTTGGAAAAGCCAGGCTTAACAGTGTAACCTCTCTTCTTAAGATCAGAGTACACCAAGTACTTTAGCCAAAACTTGGGATCCATGCTTATCATTAAGCTTGAAAACTCTGGATAGCTAAGTGGTCTTCCTCCAACTTCAACTTTGAGGAGACCACGCTCAAGCAGATAAGCTGCCTCTACAGGGTCTAAGACTATATCGCCCTTCTCGTCTACTTCACCATAGTACCCAAGCTGTCTGAGCGCAGTAGCATCGTCACCTTTAACTACTATGGATCGATTTACTATCTCGCCTTTGACCGGCGACTTCATGGTCGCCAAGGAGAATCGACATTAAAGGTTTTGAGAAAACGTTATTTAAATCTAACCAAAGTCAGGACTTATTGAGCCTTGTGTGGAGGAAGATATCGAAAGCGATAGTTGATGAGTTGGTGAGAGAGACCAAGAGACCTTCAGTAGTCATTCTCTGCATAGGTAACAAGGAGAGGGGTGATGATGCTTTTGGTCCTCACGTAGCTAAGAGAATCAAGAGGTTACGAAGGAGGGGATTAGTTGAAGTCATTGATTGTGGCACGGTACCGGAGAATTATATCGGCGTGATTAGAAGGATCAAACCAACTCACGTGATATTAGTTGATGCAGTTGACTTTAAGGGTTCTCCCGGTGACATAATCTTATCATTCGAGCCTAAAATTAACGAACTAAGCATTTCAACACATAAACCCTCATTAATGCTCTTAACTAAGTACATTCAAAGCACCATAGGATCAAAAGTCATCTTACTAGGCGTGCAACCCAAGAGCATTGAATGGGGACTAAGCATGTCTGATGAAGTTATTGAGGCGAGCAACATAGTAATTAAAGCTCTTAGAAGTGTCATTAGAAGAATACGAAGGTCTACCGCCGAGCAGGGTCAGACAGTGAGTCTTTAAGTAGCCTTAACTGTTTCAAGACGTAGTTCCTTACTTCTTGAGGAGACTTCTCTTCATATACTACCTTCCCCTTCAGCACTATTGGCTTAAGCATCGACTCCAGCTTAGAGCTGCACTTGGGGCATCTATCCATTTCCCTTCCGTACAACGTGACGTAATCCTCAAAGCAATTCCAGCATCTGTACAGATTCTTCTTTCCAGGCCACTTACCCTTCTTCGATCTAGGCTCGCCTTCAACTTCAACTATGTCCATTGATAAATCGATTGAGGGAGGGAAAGCTATCGCAGTACCAACTCCAAAACCATCAACCACGTCTTTGAGCTGCGCAATTACTTCCTCGTCCACCCCTCCACTGACTATTATCTTAACGTGATTGAAGCCCTTAGCATTAAGAGCCCAGCGAGTTTCCTCTACTATTTTCCTCATATCCCCTCTTCTTGAGCTTGGGGTATCGAATCTCACAGCATAAAGCCTTGAGCCCAGAGCCTCTGCTGCCATTAAGGCCTCCACCCTCTCATCAAACCATGTATCGCATAGAGCTATTCTAGGTACGTCTTCCGGCATGTGCTTGTCGAAAGCCTTCCAAGCCTTTACTTGATCTCCGAACACGACTATAAGGGCATGAGGCATGGTACCAAGAGGTTTAAGCCCTAATTTCTCAGCTCCACACACATCCGATATTCCATCACAGCCCCCTATGAAAGCTGCTTTGTCAACCATTGGTGCTATAATCGGGTGAACAGATCTAGTACCAAAGAAAAGCAACGGCTTATCTCCTGCATACTTTTTGCATCTAGCTGCTCTAGTCGCTATGCTGGTTAAGTGTCTTAAAATGCCGAGGATGGCCGTCTCGTATTCGCAGAATGCTTCGTATGGACCCTCAATGTTCATAACTGGATGAATCGGTCTAAACAGTGTTCCATCAGGAAGCGAATAGACATCTATTTGCTTACCTTCTAGAATCTTAGCAACTTCTCCAACCCCAACCAAGATAGCCCAATTAAAGCCCTTAGGCATTGAGTAGGCATGTATTTCAGCTACGACTCTAATGTTCGATAACCCCTCTTTTCTTAGTATCTCCTTGGTTCTCATAAAGTACACGTCAGTTACTTTGCCTTGAAGGATCTCGTCGAATGATGCCATTAAGAAATTGGTCATAAGGAGCCCTTCCAGGACCTGATGTAGGACCCTGGCAGTAATGGGTAGTGTAGGTTATATTAAAAATTTTTTCCAACAATTATGGAGTCTTATCTTAAGGATTAGGTGGAGAATTTTGAGGTTAAAAGACCTCGTACTTCGCGAAGAGGACTTATTAACCATCGAGAAAGAGGTTTCACCTATCTTCGAAGCCCCTTTGATACTCAAGAAGAACGATGGAGGTCCAATAGTTCTATTCAAGAAAGTCAAGGGCTACGACATGTGGGCCGTGGGAAACGTTGTGGGATCAAGGAGTAGGTTATTGAAGTGGCTTGGAGTGGAGGATTATAGCAAAGCTTATGAGAAATTGATTAATGCGATTGAAAACCCCGTAAAGGCTCGTGAGATCGGTGGATTTGAAGATTATTATACTAAGCTTGAAGGAGGATTAGATAAACTTCCGGTTTTTAAGTATTACGAGAAAGATGCCGGCAGGTACATAACTAGCTCCGTTGTTGCTGCTGAAATAGATAATGTGTGTAATGTCTCAATTCATAGGCTTCTGGTCTTAGATAAGGATAAAGCGGCCATAAGGATCGTGCCCAGGCATCTCTATGCCCTATACATGAAGGCTAGAGAGAAAGGTACTGACCTACCAGTTGCCATAGTTGTGGGATGCCATCCATTGATATTAATTGCTGCTGCATCATCTCCACCATTTGGAATTAACGAGTTCTGGGTTGCCAATAAACTCTTCAGTTGTGAAATGAAGGTGGTTGCGACGCCAAGGAATAACATCTTAGTCCCCGCCGATGCCGAGATAGTGATGGAGGGTGTGATAAAGACAAACGAGTTAGTTGATGAGGGGCCTTTCGCTGACGTAACCGGAACGTACGATGCGGTAAGGAAGCAACCAGTGCTGAACGTACATGCTATTTACGTAAAAAGTGATTCGTTGTACCAAGCAATACTGCCTGCTAGTTCCGAACACAGACTCTTAATGGGCTTTCCTAAAGAAGCTGAATTGTGGATGGCCCTTAAGAGGG harbors:
- a CDS encoding ferredoxin; the protein is MPYRVIVDREKCVACGAAPTICPEVFVLGNDIYKARVTDKYSKFLDDKVSVGEIPDALYNCAKEAADSCPVSAIKIEKIRE
- the hisS gene encoding histidine--tRNA ligase, producing MDKSSLRRPRGTRDFLPWDMIKRRFVIETIRSTFELYGFDEMETPAFEFLDVLTAKCGPEVKEQIYAFKDKAGRELGLRFDLTVPLARVVASHPDLPKPFKRYCISRVWRYEEPQSGRFREFWQADVDIVGSAKMDADAEVIAVAISCLKNLGMKNFKVRLNNRKILESIIESAGVDKELSLSVFRAIDKLDKIGPEGVKQELKKLGLTYRQTSTIMDQASKQGSVDLIEKELDGMLTERGREGLNELIEIVRNLEFYDYSQYVVVDLSLARGLDYYTGPIFEISAETTINVGSVAGGGRYDNLIELLGGPPTPATGISLGIDRLVEVLSEANMLPAARTLTQVFVTYTNPSVKKETIIIAEKLRSEGIRVEVDVMGRKLERQLKYADAKGIPYVIIVGPQEVRNSVYRLRDMKSREERLLSLQEVIELLKGGINR
- the endA gene encoding tRNA-intron lyase; this encodes MKSPVKGEIVNRSIVVKGDDATALRQLGYYGEVDEKGDIVLDPVEAAYLLERGLLKVEVGGRPLSYPEFSSLMISMDPKFWLKYLVYSDLKKRGYTVKPGFSKDQVEFRLYRRGAELGREGAKYLVFGVVEGEPIDLRTIIDKAREARNLRKELIIAIIDSQGEVCYYSISLSDL
- the hycI gene encoding hydrogenase maturation peptidase HycI, whose translation is MWRKISKAIVDELVRETKRPSVVILCIGNKERGDDAFGPHVAKRIKRLRRRGLVEVIDCGTVPENYIGVIRRIKPTHVILVDAVDFKGSPGDIILSFEPKINELSISTHKPSLMLLTKYIQSTIGSKVILLGVQPKSIEWGLSMSDEVIEASNIVIKALRSVIRRIRRSTAEQGQTVSL
- a CDS encoding nicotinate phosphoribosyltransferase, whose product is MTNFLMASFDEILQGKVTDVYFMRTKEILRKEGLSNIRVVAEIHAYSMPKGFNWAILVGVGEVAKILEGKQIDVYSLPDGTLFRPIHPVMNIEGPYEAFCEYETAILGILRHLTSIATRAARCKKYAGDKPLLFFGTRSVHPIIAPMVDKAAFIGGCDGISDVCGAEKLGLKPLGTMPHALIVVFGDQVKAWKAFDKHMPEDVPRIALCDTWFDERVEALMAAEALGSRLYAVRFDTPSSRRGDMRKIVEETRWALNAKGFNHVKIIVSGGVDEEVIAQLKDVVDGFGVGTAIAFPPSIDLSMDIVEVEGEPRSKKGKWPGKKNLYRCWNCFEDYVTLYGREMDRCPKCSSKLESMLKPIVLKGKVVYEEKSPQEVRNYVLKQLRLLKDSLSDPARR
- a CDS encoding UbiD family decarboxylase, with product MRLKDLVLREEDLLTIEKEVSPIFEAPLILKKNDGGPIVLFKKVKGYDMWAVGNVVGSRSRLLKWLGVEDYSKAYEKLINAIENPVKAREIGGFEDYYTKLEGGLDKLPVFKYYEKDAGRYITSSVVAAEIDNVCNVSIHRLLVLDKDKAAIRIVPRHLYALYMKAREKGTDLPVAIVVGCHPLILIAAASSPPFGINEFWVANKLFSCEMKVVATPRNNILVPADAEIVMEGVIKTNELVDEGPFADVTGTYDAVRKQPVLNVHAIYVKSDSLYQAILPASSEHRLLMGFPKEAELWMALKRVLPGLRSVRLTEGGCGWLHAVIAIDKMTEGDGKTAIMAAFGAHPSLKHVVIVDGDVNVDDPRDVEWAIATRFQADRGLVVIRGARGSSLDPSADPETLLTCKVGIDATKPLKINVERFERARIPGERG